The following coding sequences are from one Arcobacter sp. CECT 8986 window:
- a CDS encoding amino acid ABC transporter permease: MAVYEKKEARVAPNGSRGISYWVRKNLFSNITSSILTFVSLYILYLVLPPLLNWLIFDATWTGTKENITGDGARWIFIYEKFNQFIYGFYPQEEQYRPNLIIALFIICFFIFKKVPTVCKFAIIILFPVVSFFLLHGGLGLEVVPTTKWGGLLLTIVVASVGIVASFPIGIIFALGRQSKMPIIRTISIIYIEFIRGVPLITLLFMSSVILPLFFPEGMDFNKLLRALIGITLFQAAYIAEVVRGGLQAIPKGQYEAADSMALSYWQSMGLVILPQALKISIPNIVGAFISLFKDTTLVLIIGLFDLLAMVTLTAKDANWLGFETEGYVFVTFIYWIICFSMSKYAKVIENRYNTNHR; encoded by the coding sequence ATGGCTGTTTATGAAAAAAAAGAAGCTAGAGTAGCTCCTAATGGTTCAAGAGGTATTTCATATTGGGTAAGAAAAAATCTATTCTCAAATATTACTAGTTCAATCCTTACTTTTGTATCTTTATACATTTTGTATCTTGTCTTACCACCATTATTAAATTGGTTAATTTTTGATGCAACATGGACAGGAACAAAAGAGAATATTACAGGAGATGGAGCAAGATGGATATTTATATATGAAAAGTTCAATCAATTTATATATGGATTTTATCCACAAGAGGAGCAATATAGACCAAATCTAATAATTGCACTTTTTATTATCTGCTTTTTTATATTTAAAAAAGTTCCAACTGTTTGTAAATTTGCAATTATAATTCTATTTCCAGTAGTTTCATTTTTTCTACTTCATGGAGGATTAGGATTAGAAGTTGTTCCCACTACAAAATGGGGAGGATTACTTCTTACTATTGTAGTTGCTTCTGTTGGTATTGTAGCTTCTTTTCCTATTGGTATTATCTTTGCATTGGGTAGACAATCTAAAATGCCAATTATTAGAACAATATCAATTATTTATATTGAATTCATAAGAGGTGTTCCTTTAATTACTCTTTTATTTATGTCTTCTGTAATCCTTCCACTATTTTTCCCAGAAGGTATGGACTTTAATAAACTTCTTAGAGCATTAATTGGTATTACACTTTTTCAAGCTGCTTATATAGCAGAAGTTGTAAGGGGTGGATTACAAGCTATTCCTAAAGGTCAATATGAAGCTGCTGATTCAATGGCACTTTCATACTGGCAATCAATGGGATTAGTTATCTTACCTCAAGCTCTTAAAATATCAATTCCAAATATTGTAGGAGCATTTATTTCACTATTTAAAGATACAACACTAGTCTTAATTATTGGATTATTTGATTTACTTGCAATGGTAACATTAACAGCAAAAGATGCAAATTGGCTTGGATTTGAAACAGAAGGATATGTCTTTGTAACTTTTATTTACTGGATAATCTGTTTTAGTATGTCTAAATATGCAAAAGTTATTGAAAATAGATACAACACAAACCATAGATAA